ACTTGAATGGTCCCAATAATTTGAATGCACATACCTCGCTACGACCAACCAAAATAAGACTCTCAACATTCCGTGCGATGGACGGAAGACTAGTGCGAGCATAAAAAAGAACGCCAGACGAGCGTGCAGATGATAACTGTACATGCTTAAGTTGAGAACAATTTCTCACGTAGATTTCTGGCAAAGCGCTGTCATAGTTAAAATAGCAGAGGTTTGGAGCATCAATCTCTACAACCCGCAGCATGTTGCAAAGTTGAACATCAAGTATCTTGAGATGCTGCATCATACAAGGTATTTTCAAGCAAATTATCCCATGGCATGCGAATATTCTGAGCTCCTCTAGGGTAGAAGATTTTGAAAACAAGTGCTCCAATCCTTCCTCGGTAGTGTGGACAAAAGACAAACTTACAGTTTTCAACCTTGCCAAGGAGCCAAGTGTTGATGTGGGATGAAAAGTGCAAGAGCCGATGTTAAGAAACTGAATTGAACTTGCAGCTCCCTCATCAGACAAAACTGAACACGGGAATTTGTAAATTTTCTTCATGGATAAAGGCATCTCCAAGTAAAGATCTTTAAACCCAGACTTAACGGTTCTTCGGAGCCACCTGTCCAGGTAGGAGGCTTTGATATTGGTGCAAGGGGTAAGAATAAGGTTAAGTGTCTCCACCTTCACCCCTTTGTCATGATGGTTTTTAAGAATTTTGTCAACTTTGTCAATGAGATAGATTTTTCTTTCCTCAAATTCTATGTGATTCAACCCAAGCGCACAGTCGTTGAGTATGAGTTTGGAATAGCATCTCCATGAACGCAGAAATGCATGAGACACACAGGCAGCACAAGCAGCGTCTTGTATTGGTAAGAGAGAATGTATACGATGTAAGATGTCCTGCAAAAACAAGGTTCATCAGTTATACTGTAGTAGTATCTATAGCTGGCTGCAATAATAAATCTAATCAAAGACCAGTAAAGTAATGAATGAAGATGACAATGCATCAATAGAGCCAAGTAAATGTAAATATCGTTGGAGGAGCACGGGCAAACAGTCGGTTTGTTCTTTTTCCTATCGTCAAAGTTGTATGCCCAAATGTAATAATAATACGTATTCTTGTGCCAGCAGTTATGATAAAGAATTACTTGTATCTGAATACTTTGTTGACAGCAAAGCAAAACATACCTCCGGTAGTTTGTCAAAAAGAGTTTGCTGTTTCATATTCTCAGCAACTTGAGGAATATCAGTACCACCTTGATGATGGTTTATTTGAGCCGACGAAGCCTTTGATCCACTAGTATCTGCAATACAGCAGAGAAGGTAATAATATGTCACAATTTTACTCAAGCAACTCGGAGAAGATAAGGTAAAATAGTCGGTCCGGCTATAAAGAGTGAATAATCTGAAAAATTGTTTACATGAGCTCTTAGAGAGCtatatatatttttctttttacATTCATTCACATAAAAGAGTATAGTAGTAGCACGTACGCTAACCCGAGCATCCATTGAGGATGGTTGAAACTGTTTGGGATATACATAC
The Aegilops tauschii subsp. strangulata cultivar AL8/78 chromosome 3, Aet v6.0, whole genome shotgun sequence genome window above contains:
- the LOC141020520 gene encoding uncharacterized protein, with the protein product MSPPRRRRHLCFFPSRSVAILHAVHRTRHRHRHRWCWLRKRHTAAANTSGSKASSAQINHHQGGTDIPQVAENMKQQTLFDKLPEDILHRIHSLLPIQDAACAACVSHAFLRSWRCYSKLILNDCALGLNHIEFEERKIYLIDKVDKILKNHHDKGVKVETLNLILTPCTNIKASYLDRWLRRTVKSGFKDLYLEMPLSMKKIYKFPCSVLSDEGAASSIQFLNIGSCTFHPTSTLGSLARLKTVSLSFVHTTEEGLEHLFSKSSTLEELRIFACHGIICLKIPCMMQHLKILDVQLCNMLRVVEIDAPNLCYFNYDSALPEIYVRNCSQLKHVQLSSARSSGVLFYARTSLPSIARNVESLILVGRSENANTPLLQSRLPHLKNLEIRLRAVLPKGSPPSYDFFSLVSFLDASPALESFTLHVNEYVMKHYPVVGDNYECPRQKLDLSHNRLRHMTITGFCSANSLVELTVHILESTHSLERLTLDTTYDYNRCIQGPGTIGKCTTSSRIA